A region from the bacterium genome encodes:
- a CDS encoding IS1595 family transposase, translated as MCRRCRKKFTYRPLRRGLSDSKLEQIAELFWLEVPAARAAKKVGAHPNTVAKYYHRIRRRITEERRRELRKLEGPVEADESYFGGVRKGKRGRGAAGKIPVFGLLKRGGEVRVILPRRCDGEQLIGAIMANVELDSIVYTDGYSAYNKLSLSGFHHKRVDHGETFSDGRSHINGIENFWGYAKRRLKVYHGGFKRNFDLFIREMEFRFNHRNDPDMLPYLKSILFGP; from the coding sequence ATGTGCAGGCGATGTCGCAAGAAGTTCACCTACAGGCCCCTGCGCCGCGGCTTATCCGACTCGAAGCTCGAACAGATAGCCGAGCTGTTCTGGCTGGAGGTCCCCGCCGCCAGAGCCGCCAAGAAAGTTGGTGCGCACCCCAACACCGTTGCCAAGTACTACCATCGAATTAGACGGCGTATAACCGAGGAGCGCCGGCGAGAGCTTAGGAAGCTCGAAGGGCCGGTGGAGGCCGATGAGTCCTACTTCGGCGGTGTGCGCAAAGGCAAACGCGGCCGGGGCGCCGCCGGCAAGATACCGGTCTTCGGCCTGCTGAAGCGGGGCGGCGAGGTGCGGGTGATACTGCCCCGACGATGCGACGGCGAGCAGCTCATCGGCGCAATCATGGCCAACGTCGAGCTGGACTCCATCGTCTACACCGACGGGTACTCGGCCTACAACAAACTCTCCCTCAGCGGCTTCCACCACAAGCGGGTTGATCACGGCGAGACCTTCTCCGACGGACGAAGCCATATCAACGGCATCGAGAACTTTTGGGGCTACGCCAAAAGGCGGCTGAAGGTCTATCACGGCGGCTTCAAGCGCAACTTCGACCTGTTCATCAGGGAGATGGAGTTCCGCTTCAACCACCGAAACGACCCCGATATGCTACCCTATCTGAAAAGCATCCTCTTTGGTCCATGA
- a CDS encoding PHP domain-containing protein: MLDCHLHSDLSRDSKVPLAEYARLARRHCYAALVTAEHLDLDPGDYSYGFYDPARHLAAVAEARPLAPDTFVGLGVESSYQRSRETEIAAACDRLPYDMVIGSVHYLDDIGATISAREKARLYFEKTPVEEAYGSYFEILLRAAASGLFDVLGHTDICKRYGVLYYGPFEARRWEKELRAVFRACADTGTGVELNVAGWGQAPGEPYPGPEALVMAREEGVERVTVGSDAHDLARFGPAQIRRGLELLAEVGYERVCYWREREPVTLVIADLPAG, from the coding sequence GTGCTGGACTGCCACCTCCACTCCGACCTCTCGAGGGATTCCAAGGTGCCGCTGGCGGAATACGCCCGCCTGGCCCGACGGCATTGCTACGCCGCCCTCGTCACCGCCGAGCACCTGGACCTGGATCCCGGCGATTACTCCTACGGCTTCTACGACCCCGCCCGGCACCTGGCCGCCGTGGCCGAGGCCCGCCCCCTGGCCCCGGACACCTTCGTGGGCCTGGGGGTGGAGTCCTCCTACCAGCGGAGCCGGGAGACCGAGATAGCCGCCGCGTGCGACCGGCTGCCCTACGACATGGTCATCGGCAGCGTCCACTACCTGGACGACATCGGGGCCACCATCAGCGCCCGGGAGAAGGCCCGGCTGTATTTCGAAAAAACCCCGGTGGAGGAGGCCTACGGGAGCTACTTCGAGATTCTCCTGCGGGCCGCCGCCTCGGGGCTCTTCGACGTCCTGGGCCACACCGACATCTGCAAGCGCTACGGGGTGCTCTACTACGGCCCTTTCGAGGCCCGGCGCTGGGAAAAGGAACTGCGGGCGGTTTTCCGCGCCTGCGCCGACACCGGCACGGGGGTCGAGCTCAACGTGGCCGGTTGGGGCCAGGCCCCCGGCGAGCCCTACCCCGGTCCCGAGGCGCTGGTCATGGCGCGGGAGGAGGGCGTGGAGCGGGTGACGGTGGGGTCCGACGCGCACGACCTGGCGCGTTTCGGCCCGGCGCAGATCCGCCGCGGCCTGGAGCTTTTGGCCGAAGTCGGTTACGAGCGGGTGTGCTACTGGCGGGAGCGGGAGCCGGTGACGTTGGTCATCGCCGACCTGCCGGCCGGGTGA
- a CDS encoding metallophosphoesterase: MRVAFTSDIHADNSESARRVPRLLGDRLRALSPDVFVLLGDLAGHLEVLEESFAEIGELPFPKLFVAGNHDVWVPLNWQSRGETSYDRLDRLLPEICARHGWGYLDGGPLRVGDVGFVGGVGWYDYSLRNRARDGEISMDVYRRKFFRRWRWGDAVYALFTDGEGERLSDEEVCRLLEGRLSKHLAEVARWDVRAVVGCSHHMPYDVIRPPGRLPWDFFLAYAGSARFGRLFDTELRLAAVLFGHVHLKFSRETPAGRPLVTSCLGYARHWSDPDPEKALDAALRIIEI, translated from the coding sequence TTGCGCGTAGCCTTCACATCGGACATCCACGCGGACAACTCGGAGTCGGCCCGGCGGGTGCCCCGGCTGCTGGGGGACCGGCTGCGCGCCCTTTCTCCAGACGTCTTCGTGCTCCTGGGCGACCTCGCGGGGCACCTGGAGGTTTTGGAGGAATCCTTCGCTGAAATCGGCGAGCTGCCATTCCCGAAGCTCTTCGTCGCCGGGAACCACGACGTGTGGGTTCCGCTCAACTGGCAGTCCCGGGGCGAGACGAGCTACGACCGGCTGGACCGCCTGCTGCCGGAGATATGCGCGCGCCACGGATGGGGCTACCTGGACGGCGGACCGTTGCGGGTGGGGGACGTGGGCTTCGTGGGGGGCGTCGGCTGGTACGACTACTCGCTGCGGAACCGGGCGCGGGACGGCGAAATTTCCATGGACGTCTACCGGCGCAAGTTCTTCCGGCGCTGGCGCTGGGGGGACGCCGTCTACGCCCTCTTCACCGACGGCGAGGGGGAGCGCCTCTCCGACGAGGAGGTCTGCCGGCTCCTCGAGGGGCGCCTCTCGAAGCATCTGGCCGAGGTGGCGCGGTGGGACGTGCGCGCCGTGGTGGGCTGCTCGCACCACATGCCCTACGACGTCATCCGGCCACCGGGGCGGCTGCCCTGGGATTTTTTCCTGGCCTACGCGGGCTCGGCGCGCTTCGGCAGGCTCTTCGACACGGAGCTCCGCCTGGCCGCGGTACTCTTCGGCCACGTGCACCTGAAGTTTTCCCGCGAGACGCCGGCGGGTCGGCCGCTGGTGACCTCCTGCCTGGGCTACGCCCGCCACTGGAGCGATCCGGACCCGGAAAAGGCGCTCGACGCCGCGCTCCGTATCATCGAAATCTGA